Genomic window (Rosa chinensis cultivar Old Blush chromosome 6, RchiOBHm-V2, whole genome shotgun sequence):
GACGGGCtacccaattaaaaaaaaagaagtatacatctaattttttttaagcCCAAAAATCTCGGGCTCAAGCCCGTCCTAGTCTGTGCATAGATCAGCCCCTGATCTGCAACACAATTTGCTTCATGGAAAACATGCTGGATTCTAACTATTTGAATAGCAGTCATATAATCTTTATAATCATCTAAAACCTGACTTACCACTGAGAAATTCTTTTCCACACTTTTGAGAGCAGCTATCAAAATGACAGAGTCGCTTTCAATACATATTTTCAACTAACCTTGGTGAATACCATGTAGAAGACAGGCTCTACACGCCTCAGCTTTTATATTTAAGACCGAGTTTGCACGTAGATGACATCATATGATGTCATCAAATGATAAGAGGATAGAAATGTTGTATTCATTGTTATCCATGTAAATGTTGATCTTAGTTCTGTTTTGAGTAAACATCGTTGGTATGatcaattttaattaaaaaataagatACACCTAAATACATAGCACTAAATTGATTCATTGCATAATTCCATCTATGATGTAATCAATGAAGCAGACACGGGAAAAAAATAAAGTTACGGATGCTTTGACAAATGTAGGCTTAACTTCTCCTAATTTGGCTCGTTGGTATTCAATACCGTTTCCTTATTGATCTTTGTAGTTCGGGTCAACTTGGCATACCACATTTGTTTTCTTCACAATTGTTGGCTAGACTTAAGTCTATTTGTACGTCCGTCATTGGAGGCCTCATATAAAAATAGGCAACTCTGCAAGTAGGCCTGACAAcgtgcgggttcttaacgggccaacccggtaagaacccgttagcttaacgggttttGCGGGCCAAACCcagcgggtttgcgggtttttcGTTGGAAACCCATTAAGACCCGtaaacattttatttttgttttttttatttataactttttatcaaaataactaaaaccaattaagactgTATATAACCCCTCATTTGctattttctctatatgaacttttttggttttctattttgaatttttcttattttctatctttttagaattttttttccttttcttttttgacaaaaaataattcacaaatcacaattatacgacgatccaacggtcggaccctcacagatcacctagaggatcatctttaccgatttatacgataatccaacggttggatcctcacggatcgctcttaggttcatcctctcaaaattatactacGTTCCAACGgccagatcctcacggatcacctagatgatcatttttaccgatttatactacgatccaacagtcagatcctcacggatcacctagatgatcatctttaccgatttatacgacgatccaactgtcagatcctcacggatcgcccttaggttcatcttctcaaaattatacgtcgatccaacggtcagatcctcacggatcgcccttaggttcatcctctcaaaattatacgaagatccaacggttggatcgtcccggattgcccttagaatcatcctcacaaaattatatgatgatccaacggtcggatcctcacggattgccttttgaatcatctttgcacaattatacgaagatccaatggttggatcgtcccggatcgcctttagaatcatcctcacaaaattatacgacgatccaacgatcgaatcctcacggatctatttttgaatcgtcttttcacaattatacgaagatccaactgtcggatcctcatggagaataagaaaaattataaaaatgcctggttggaaaaaaagaaaaagaaaaaggggaacccgtatgggtaatgggaaatgggtttttgggaaggattttgaGTTAACGGGTTCTAACGGGTTTAGCCAGCAAAACCCGttaatttgcgggttttttgcgtGCGGGTTTTTTTTGGCCCAGATTAATAAATGGGCGAGTTTTTAGCGTGCGGGTATaatgcgggtttgcgggttacaTGTTTAAATGCCAGACCTATCTACAAGTGTTGTGTGGCTGCAAAATGAGGTGAAACttgaaatattatttatttatttattttggttagTTCTCACCCTCGATGTATTTTGGCCTTCCATATTGGAATTTTCTGACCCCAGGATTGGGTCAAAGCATAtgcctcctcctctctctcccaGCCTCGGCTTAATTGGGACTTGACCCGCCTcaattttgtcttttttctcATCTATTTATCGGATTatctatttctttctctttacaTATTGTACTAAACTATAAGTGAAAGTAGAAAGAGGAAAAGAGGAAAACGGAGGAGAAATGGCGCAGTCTTCCAAACTGGTGGAAGAGATGGTCGCACAATTCCTGTCGAGATTACCATCTAAAGCATTGATCCGATTCAAATGCATTCGTAAGTCGTGGTACAATCTTATAAATAGTCCAAGTTTCGTGGCCCAGAATCGTTTTAATTCCATGAACAACAAATTCACCTCTTCCACTTGCATCATTACCAAGCATACTGTTCTTAAGGATAGTAGCATTATAGATAGGAATGAAATTTCTGATATCCTTGGGTATGGAAACAATGATAAGAAGCAAACTTTGCTTTCATCACTTACTCTCTGCGACAATCTTGATGGTGATGACCAAGAGCTTTATTGTATTATTGAGGACGACCTTATTGTTCCTTTTCCTCTATGTAGAAATTCCTATAATTTTTATATTGTAGGTCATTGTGATGGGATTATTTGTCTTAGTTCATTTCTTTGCGATGATAGGGATATTGCTTTATGCAACCCTTCAATCAAGGAATTCAATCATCTCCCAAAATCCTGTATTCATCTCCCCACCAAAGATGAAGATGATTATGTACATCAATGTCACGTGGGATTTGGCTATGATTCCAAAGCCAAGGTTTACAAGGTTGTTAGAATTGTCGATTTTTCTTCGTCACATCGTCCAAGAGTAGAGGTGTACACCTTAGGTGCAGATTGTTGGAGAGAGATCAAGACATTTGTACTGGGAAATATCTGTTGCCAACGTTCTTTACATACGCACTTTAAAGGAGTTTATTATTGGAGTGGGTTTAGTTATATTACGACAGAGCTACAGTTAGTCTTATTTGCATTCGACATGAGTGATGAGCTATTTTATTTGGTATATCCACCGGAGGCTGCATTTGGAAGTGACTGGAATCTTGCTGTGTGGAAAGAATCCCTTCTTCTTATCACCCATAGAGAAGAAGCTCCTAAATGTTTCGATTTATGGCTAAATGAAGACTCTGATTTTTTGAAAGGTTCATGGACAAAATACTTCACTATCAAACCTATAGAAGTTGATATTCCGTTAGTATTTTGGAAGAGTAACGAGATTCTTATGGTGAATGTTGATCGACGTATAGTTTCCTATAACCTTGATACCCAAACGCTCAAGTGTCTGCCGATTCATGGAGCGGAAGATCCTATATGTATTTATGCTATTAATTATGTAAATAGCATTATTTCAGTAAAGAGAAACAATAAACTCGGGTGCGTTGAGACTTATATCTAgcaaaataataattaatttatGTACTGGTAGAGGccaacaaaataataacaatTAATTTATGTAGGAGAAGAATTATTGTGAAATCTGTTAGTACAAATCAATATTAGTTAagaatgtttgagcccaaaagtaattttggcaagatccctttaggggatttagcatagcgggccgatacctgcggcccaaaattaAGTCTACTTAGGTTTGGGTTATAGTTTCACCCATTCCGAGATCCAtgaggaaaacgagcccttattggaatcaagtagcggagattgaataagaaacttcaatcaataatccttctatggcaaggaacagtcgaaaccctagggtataaatacccggtttcaaggacaaaaaaacaacaactcttcaatcaatcgcacagattatcaaagcctctccggagcaaacctatcTTTCAACCTAGTTggaaaccagcgaagcaagggtaacgccctcgcaacccagcgaagctacagatacgctttagcaaacccgtgctttctccaaacttcccggtgattactctgctcaacctacaacgttgagtatcgatttggtgacgcgaagagatcacaccacaaGTCCTTACCTGTAAGGCAAAAAGTCATTTTCCGAAAGGctgagaaaagaaccttgtgacgaggttggtgctctcctcgtccacatcgtttgatcaagaagtcaggtaaagggactccccgacgactgcaccccacggtgctggcacgcctgtgcacgctcaaaagagactatTTGTAACCAAACTggtttggagccaaacattttggcaagCCCAGTGGGATCTGCATAGCGTTTCTACGCAACTgccaccattgggaagtcaagcgcaaacacttaccaaaaggtttaagTTAACTGCCCgaaacataagacctccagttacaggctGCACCCTCGtgcagactgtcgtggtctttcggACGTACAAGTGATTCaaaaattttctctcaattcgcCAACACCTGACATGTCAACTGAGCAAGGAGGAAATCAGCTGCCCGCTACTGAGGGCGAGAATTCGGCTACTGTCTTAACGAGTGAGGTGGTTAATGCTCCCGCGAATACCATGGCCGTTGCGGTTGGCGAAACAACTGATGCTGGTGAGTTCGAAGCCCTCATCATCCCAGAGGATGCTAGCGTTGACGAACAACTCCGCATCCTTACAATCAACAACGACAACTATCAGAGGCAGTTGACTTCTTCGATCTCTAGGACGGAACAGCGCCTTCGCGACTTTGATCAGCGAATGAATCAGAATGCCCAGGAGGCTAAAGAGCATGCATAACATCTTGCCGATGAGGCCAAGGTGCATGCCGATAAGATCGCTGATAATAATCTCACACAATACTAGGAGCTTCTGAGTGCTGTTAACACTGTTAACACCCAAAGCAACGATACTGCGGCCGACATCGCGGCTATGCTGAAAGAGGGTTTCAACCTTACCACCCAAGTTGCCATGCAGAGAGCTGAGTTGAACCAAGCCAAAGAGGTTATGAATAAAGCATTGGGAGATCCCAATGCCATCCTTGGTTCTCTTGGTCAGCCTTCTGGATCCAGCAAGTATATACCATCGAATGCTCGAGAGAAGGCTAGCAGTAGCACCGCTATGCCCTCTGCAACAGCTACTGCCGTGTCGGCAAAGAGTAAAGAAAAAGCCCTGGTTATTGGCTGGAACAAGACCACCTCACCGGTCATGCAGAAAATTAGAACTCTGAAATCCGGTGATGGTACTCTCGCTGATCCTGTTGTGTTTACTCAATACGATAGTGATGGGGCAGAAAATGTTTACAAAGAGCTCACAGGGAATTACTATGGTATTGACCAGACAGGCAATCCAATCAAAATAACAGCTCTGGTAAAAGATGTGACCACACCAGCATTTACTCTTCAACAGTCTACTACTCCCCGGACCATTCGCCTTGGGGAAGGAACAGCGATTGCTAGCCAACCTGTACCTCTGCAGACTGCTCGCCAAAATGTGGCGACACCTCCTCCTCCTGGCCCAGATTACGTGAGCTGCGAAGAggttgaggagatgatcaggttagctaaccctagggcccaccTGGATGAGGTGTATGAGGGGCCTATCCCGCCACATATAATGCTAGCGCCTTTCCCCAGAGGCtgtaaaaatatcatattttctactttttcaggggaagacaccTAGAATGCGGTAACCCATTTGGCCAGGTTCAAGGTGCAATGCGGCCAATACTAGAATGATGACAGTCTTAAGTGCaagatctttggcacttctctatTAGGCGCCACCTTCACCTGGTTCTCTAAACTCAGGCCAGGGTCAGTCGTGAAATGGCCCGCGATGGAAAAGCTCTTTAGGGAAACCTTCGGAGCAATAGAACCTGAAGTAGATCTGGCCTCCCTTACCCAAATGGCTCAACAGTCGACGGAATCTGCCGTAGCTTATCTCCAGAGTTTCCAGATTCAGAAAGCTAAGCTGAACATGGTTATGCCAGAACGAGAACTCATCAAGTTGGCAATCAAGGGCTTAGCCACGTCAgcgaaagaagcagcatggcagcatgatccagaCAATGGGAGACCTTATCACTGAAGTTGGCAGCTTCGAGCATCTACTCAGAAAAATAGATGCTAGGAAGAATGCATCCAAAGGGACATACGTTCAAGGAAAACACCGTACAGTGGCTGCGTTGAACTACCACCCAGCCACCTATGATCCCTACTACCACTAAGGTGAAGAGGTTTTCTAGGAagaggatgaggaagaggagaatgagaTCTCTACATTTGAGTTGACTGGAAGAAAGAACTCAGCCTTGAAATAATTGAAAATAACTATGGAATCTGTCAAGCTCAAGTCCgtagccttcaccaaacctgagttcgcaACGTATACATATGATGCTAATAAGGAGCATGAGATCTTAGATGAGATGATcgct
Coding sequences:
- the LOC121049658 gene encoding F-box/kelch-repeat protein At3g06240-like → MHSDIALCNPSIKEFNHLPKSCIHLPTKDEDDYVHQCHVGFGYDSKAKVYKVVRIVDFSSSHRPRVEVYTLGADCWREIKTFVLGNICCQRSLHTHFKGVYYWSGFSYITTELQLVLFAFDMSDELFYLVYPPEAAFGSDWNLAVWKESLLLITHREEAPKCFDLWLNEDSDFLKGSWTKYFTIKPIEVDIPLVFWKSNEILMVNVDRRIVSYNLDTQTLKCLPIHGAEDPICIYAINYVNSIISVKRNNKLGCVETYI